The following are from one region of the Thermofilum sp. genome:
- a CDS encoding elongation factor 1-beta, which produces MSQVAALVRVLPEDAEIKAEELYKSIVELLPSKFKVIEHRAEPIAFGIEALLLLVLMPENIEGGTEELEQALMSVKGVGQVDVLRVTRAG; this is translated from the coding sequence ATGAGCCAGGTAGCTGCACTCGTGAGAGTACTTCCGGAAGATGCGGAGATAAAGGCCGAGGAACTATACAAGTCCATCGTAGAGCTGCTTCCTAGCAAGTTTAAGGTCATCGAGCATAGAGCTGAGCCGATCGCATTCGGCATAGAAGCGCTGCTCCTCTTAGTCTTAATGCCAGAGAATATAGAGGGAGGAACAGAGGAGCTAGAGCAAGCTCTGATGAGCGTCAAAGGCGTGGGTCAGGTTGACGTCCTTCGGGTAACAAGAGCCGGGTGA
- the leuS gene encoding leucine--tRNA ligase, whose product MTLIATSRQRLFPPLDEEKRNFLVEIERKWQRIWQEKKVFEADPDPSRPKYFVTFPYPYINAYPHLGTAYTVLRVDILARYKRMRGYNVLFPQGWHATGGPIVAAALRVREGDRKQIEILKSMGIPESEIKKFEKPEYWVEFFRGGFKEDFQRYGLSIDWRREFFTTYLNPPYTKFIQWQYSRLRKLGLVTRGTHPVVWCPKEGKVVGDHDRPDEYAGIGPEEVIIIKFRGEDGYVYPCLTYRPETVYGAVNVWVNPEATYTVAEVDGEVWILGNYAIEELRSQGHRVEVRGAVKGRELVGHFAVNPVTKWRVPVLPAEFVDPEAGTGVVMSVPAHAPFDYVAIEDLRKDPNILARYDLDPGILEILKPISLIELEGYGEVPAETVVRRMRIASQLERDKLEEATRELYAKEYYTGTLKKDIYGERWGGRKVFEVKEEIVDFLVKLGYALTHFTLPRPVYCRCGTRTHVKVVHDQWFLRYSDPAWKQRAHSCVERMSIIPEELKKEFHKIIDWYKDWACAHEGELGSPLPWDPKWTLESLSDSTIYMAYYTISKYLQHPEKWGIDWDKLNESFFDYIFLGSGDPREVSAKVGVDPALLQRMREEFLYWYPVDMRVSGKDLMPNHLVFFILHHVAIFPEELWPRGICINGWINVAGEKMAKSKGNFILLREALSWWGADATRFAEAYAGNSGLDDGNFEPEVASKAVELLYDWYKFATSNYGSGDDTERFIDRWFTSVLFRTLEKVEKEYEFLNTKNVIVEGFFNLQNAYKWYIRRRGGVANRELLKKFIEIQTLILAPITPHIAEEIWERLGKPNFASLEKWPEVRRDLVNEELERAEEIVKKVAADLEEVLRVSKKSRESVTVTLVLPSRWKYDYLKSVANAAAASGNLPSAAREALRALPPELRSKASRLIEIIAKNPGLLDFLVSPELEGEALKDAEKFLEETLGCSIEIVHEDEVADKYPKAALALPARPAIIVS is encoded by the coding sequence TCAACGCATACCCTCACCTGGGAACAGCATACACTGTACTTAGGGTTGACATACTCGCTAGGTACAAGAGGATGCGTGGGTACAACGTTCTCTTCCCCCAAGGCTGGCACGCGACAGGCGGGCCTATAGTTGCTGCTGCGCTGCGCGTTCGGGAAGGAGATAGGAAGCAGATCGAGATTCTGAAGTCGATGGGTATTCCAGAATCCGAGATCAAAAAATTCGAGAAGCCCGAGTACTGGGTGGAATTCTTTCGAGGAGGATTCAAGGAGGATTTCCAGCGCTACGGCTTGTCAATAGATTGGAGAAGAGAATTCTTCACCACTTACCTTAATCCTCCCTACACTAAGTTCATACAGTGGCAATACTCGCGGCTGCGAAAGCTAGGTCTCGTAACCCGTGGAACACACCCGGTTGTCTGGTGCCCTAAAGAGGGTAAGGTGGTGGGGGACCATGATCGCCCTGACGAGTACGCGGGTATAGGACCGGAGGAAGTCATCATCATCAAGTTCCGTGGTGAAGACGGCTACGTGTACCCTTGTCTCACCTACCGCCCAGAGACCGTCTACGGCGCTGTCAACGTGTGGGTCAACCCGGAGGCCACCTACACGGTAGCTGAAGTCGACGGAGAAGTCTGGATTTTAGGGAACTACGCTATCGAGGAGTTAAGGAGTCAGGGCCATAGAGTTGAGGTGAGAGGAGCTGTTAAGGGGCGAGAGCTAGTCGGGCATTTCGCAGTTAACCCCGTCACTAAGTGGCGTGTTCCCGTGCTTCCAGCCGAGTTCGTTGACCCTGAAGCGGGTACAGGGGTCGTGATGTCGGTGCCGGCCCATGCCCCCTTCGACTACGTAGCTATAGAAGATCTGAGAAAAGACCCCAACATCCTTGCGAGGTACGATTTGGATCCCGGAATCCTCGAAATACTCAAGCCGATCAGCCTTATAGAGCTCGAAGGCTACGGGGAAGTGCCCGCAGAGACTGTAGTAAGGAGGATGCGCATCGCATCTCAGCTAGAGAGGGATAAGCTAGAGGAAGCTACTCGCGAGCTCTACGCTAAAGAATACTACACGGGCACTTTGAAGAAGGATATCTACGGCGAGAGGTGGGGCGGGAGGAAGGTGTTCGAAGTAAAGGAAGAAATCGTGGACTTCCTCGTGAAGCTAGGATACGCTTTAACGCACTTCACCCTCCCTAGGCCGGTGTACTGCAGATGCGGAACAAGGACCCATGTGAAAGTGGTTCACGATCAATGGTTTCTCCGGTACAGTGATCCTGCGTGGAAGCAGCGTGCACATTCATGCGTGGAGAGAATGTCTATAATCCCTGAGGAGCTGAAGAAAGAATTCCATAAAATCATTGACTGGTACAAGGATTGGGCTTGCGCGCACGAGGGAGAGCTCGGCTCACCCTTACCGTGGGACCCGAAATGGACTCTCGAGTCGCTTAGCGACTCAACAATATACATGGCGTACTACACGATCTCTAAGTACCTCCAGCATCCGGAGAAGTGGGGGATAGACTGGGATAAGCTTAACGAGAGCTTCTTCGACTACATCTTCCTAGGCTCAGGAGACCCCCGCGAAGTCTCCGCGAAGGTAGGAGTCGACCCAGCTCTTCTGCAGAGAATGCGCGAGGAGTTTCTCTACTGGTACCCGGTAGATATGAGAGTTTCCGGTAAAGATCTGATGCCCAACCATCTTGTATTCTTTATACTGCACCACGTAGCCATCTTTCCAGAAGAGCTCTGGCCTCGTGGAATCTGCATTAATGGTTGGATAAACGTCGCGGGAGAAAAGATGGCGAAATCCAAGGGTAATTTCATCCTGCTGAGGGAAGCGCTCTCGTGGTGGGGTGCTGATGCGACACGTTTCGCGGAGGCATACGCTGGAAACAGCGGCCTTGATGACGGTAACTTTGAACCGGAAGTGGCGTCAAAGGCCGTGGAGCTTCTGTACGACTGGTACAAATTCGCCACTTCCAACTATGGAAGTGGGGATGATACTGAGAGGTTCATAGATAGGTGGTTTACCAGTGTGCTCTTCAGAACCCTTGAAAAAGTTGAAAAAGAGTACGAGTTTCTTAACACAAAAAACGTCATCGTTGAGGGCTTCTTCAATCTTCAGAACGCGTACAAGTGGTACATTAGGAGGAGAGGTGGAGTAGCAAACAGGGAGCTGCTTAAGAAGTTTATAGAAATCCAGACCCTGATTCTGGCCCCAATAACGCCTCACATCGCTGAGGAGATCTGGGAGAGGCTCGGGAAACCCAACTTCGCCTCTCTCGAGAAATGGCCTGAAGTCAGGAGAGATCTTGTCAACGAGGAGCTGGAGAGAGCGGAGGAGATAGTAAAGAAGGTGGCGGCCGATCTTGAGGAAGTTCTGAGAGTTTCAAAGAAGAGTAGAGAGAGCGTTACCGTCACTTTAGTACTACCTTCGCGTTGGAAGTACGACTACCTCAAAAGTGTTGCGAACGCGGCTGCTGCTTCCGGTAACCTTCCCTCAGCGGCGAGAGAGGCTCTAAGAGCTCTGCCACCGGAGCTACGCAGCAAGGCGTCAAGACTTATCGAGATCATTGCAAAGAACCCTGGCTTGCTCGACTTTCTGGTTTCGCCAGAGTTGGAGGGAGAGGCCCTGAAGGATGCTGAAAAATTCCTTGAGGAGACCTTGGGCTGCTCGATAGAGATTGTGCACGAAGACGAAGTCGCCGATAAGTATCCGAAGGCTGCTCTTGCTCTGCCGGCCCGTCCTGCAATTATCGTTTCTTAG
- the rrp4 gene encoding exosome complex RNA-binding protein Rrp4 gives MSGEKRIVVPGDLVQDRAKARVEGAVYKVNSQIRSKVLGVVLSDDGGKTLKVVPLKGKYIPSEGDLVIGKIVEVGFTSWTVDINSPYLAVLPVSEVTSKPVTIPRSDLSKILDEGDLILARVVSFDKSKEPVLTIKESRLGKIERGIVVEISPNKVPRVIGKKGSMVKLLEELLEVNIIVGQNGRVLVVGRNEKREELAAIVIKKIEAEAHTEGLTSKVREYIKARLT, from the coding sequence ATGAGTGGCGAGAAGCGCATAGTAGTGCCAGGGGATCTAGTTCAGGATAGAGCTAAGGCGAGAGTCGAGGGAGCGGTCTATAAAGTGAATTCGCAGATTAGGTCGAAGGTTCTAGGAGTAGTTCTCAGCGATGATGGCGGTAAAACCTTGAAGGTGGTTCCGCTGAAGGGCAAATACATACCCTCGGAGGGAGACCTTGTCATCGGTAAGATCGTCGAGGTTGGTTTCACCAGCTGGACTGTTGACATTAACTCACCTTATCTTGCGGTATTACCGGTCTCGGAAGTCACCTCCAAGCCCGTTACGATACCTCGCTCGGATCTTTCCAAGATACTCGATGAAGGTGACTTGATTCTCGCTAGAGTTGTTTCTTTTGACAAATCAAAAGAACCCGTATTGACGATAAAGGAGTCGAGGCTAGGTAAAATCGAGCGAGGTATTGTCGTCGAGATATCTCCTAACAAGGTTCCTCGAGTTATCGGTAAGAAGGGATCGATGGTTAAACTTCTCGAGGAACTTCTCGAAGTGAACATAATCGTAGGTCAGAATGGGAGGGTGCTCGTCGTGGGGAGAAACGAGAAGAGAGAAGAGCTGGCAGCAATAGTGATAAAAAAGATAGAGGCAGAAGCTCACACGGAGGGGCTTACCTCGAAAGTAAGAGAGTATATCAAGGCGAGGCTCACATGA
- a CDS encoding zinc finger domain-containing protein — protein MSIQLERALPKCTSCGKLISPYEHAVSFRCPQCGEVQIWRCEKCRKLSNPYVCPKCGFRGP, from the coding sequence ATGTCAATTCAGCTGGAACGAGCCTTACCGAAGTGCACGTCGTGCGGTAAACTAATCTCCCCTTACGAGCACGCAGTGAGCTTTCGCTGCCCTCAGTGCGGTGAGGTGCAGATATGGAGATGCGAAAAATGCAGGAAGCTAAGCAACCCTTATGTATGTCCTAAGTGCGGCTTCAGAGGTCCTTAA